In a genomic window of Quercus lobata isolate SW786 chromosome 4, ValleyOak3.0 Primary Assembly, whole genome shotgun sequence:
- the LOC115987076 gene encoding flavin-containing monooxygenase FMO GS-OX-like 2 yields MKEQYLKVAVIGAGVSGLHTARELKTQGHAVTIFEKTNRLGGTWAYDPRVEPDPLGLDPGREIVHSSLYQSLRVNLPRRLMGFLDYPFTERKDPREFPGHEEMLLYLEDFAKDFGLVELVRFEHEVVRVERVDEASHEWVVESRTRRSESEEEEVFEAVVVCNGHHTEPRTAHFPGMDSWPGVQIHSHNYRTPEPFQNLIVVVIGNGSSAVDILTEISSVAKEVHQALRASDIHFKKLESHDNIWQHSMIECTKEDGKVVFQDGSFVYADVIMHCTGYKYHFPFLRTNGIVSVDDNRVGPLYKHVFPPQLAPWLSFVGLPYRGVTTLIIELQSRWVARVLSGKVALPSEEEMASSVEELYQHMEESGWPKQHTHQLQNKFDYENWLVTQILDLPPLEKWREEMYFSALKKIISIDDDEFRDTWDINKWMQEIA; encoded by the exons ATGAAAGAGCAATATTTAAAAGTGGCAGTGATCGGAGCTGGTGTGTCCGGATTACACACCGCACGTGAGCTCAAAACGCAAGGCCACGCTGTCACCATCTTCGAGAAAACCAATAGACTCGGTGGCACGTGGGCCTATGATCCACGTGTGGAACCCGACCCATTGGGTCTCGACCCGGGTCGTGAAATTGTCCACAGCAGCTTGTACCAGTCGCTCCGAGTCAACCTGCCGAGGCGACTCATGGGGTTCTTGGACTACCCGTTTACGGAGAGAAAGGATCCGAGAGAGTTCCCGGGTCACGAGGAGATGCTCTTATACCTTGAGGACTTTGCTAAGGATTTTGGGTTGGTTGAGTTGGTACGGTTCGAGCACGAAGTGGTTCGGGTTGAACGAGTTGATGAAGCGAGTCACGAGTGGGTTGTTGAGTCGAGAACTCGGAGGAGTGAGTCAGAAGAGGAAGAGGTGTTTGAGGCTGTGGTGGTTTGTAATGGTCATCACACCGAGCCACGAACTGCACACTTCCCag GAATGGATTCTTGGCCAGGAGTGCAAATACACAGCCACAACTACCGGACTCCCGAACCATTTCAAAATCTA ATTGTGGTGGTAATTGGAAATGGATCTAGTGCAGTTGACATCTTGACAGAGATCTCCTCTGTTGCAAAAGAAGTTCATCAAGCCCTACGAGCCTCAGATATCCATTTCAAAAAGTTGGAAAGTCACGATAATATCTGGCAACATTCAATG ATAGAATGTACTAAAGAAGATGGTAAAGTAGTATTCCAAGATGGATCATTTGTCTATGCAGATGTCATCATGCATTGTACTGG GTACAAATACCATTTCCCATTTTTAAGAACAAATGGAATAGTGAGCGTGGATGACAATCGTGTTGGACCCCTGTATAAACATGTTTTCCCGCCACAGTTAGCTCCTTGGCTTTCTTTTGTAGGACTACCTTACAGG GGTGTTACCACTTTAATAATTGAGTTACAATCCCGATGGGTGGCAAGAGTTTTATCTGGCAAGGTGGCATTGCCAAGTGAAGAAGAGATGGCATCATCTGTTGAAGAACTCTACCAGCATATGGAGGAGAGTGGATGGCCTAAGCAGCACACTCATCAGCTTCAAAACAAG TTTGATTATGAAAACTGGCTAGTCACTCAAATATTGGATTTACCACCCCTGGAGAAATGGAGGGAGGAGATGTATTTCTCTGCGTTGAAGAAGATTATTTCAATTGATGATGATGAATTTCGGGACACCTGGGATATCAACAAGTGGATGCAAGAAATAGCatga
- the LOC115987543 gene encoding vesicle-associated protein 1-3 encodes MSTWDLLNIQPTELKFQVELKKQSSCSMQLTNKTDKYVAFKVKTTNPKKYSVRPNAGVVLPGGSCNVIVTMQAQKETPADLQCKDKFLLQSAAVPDGVTTKDITPEMFNKESGKVVEEFKLRVSYIPANPPSPVPEEPEEVSSPRASSVLENGHQNRSLFDAVSRSLEEPNEKSSEAWSLISRLTEEKSSALQQNQKLRQELDIMRKEISKSRAGGFSLLIVVLVGLIGILAGYFVK; translated from the exons ATGAGTACTTGGGATCTTCTCAACATTCAACCTACAGAACTCAAATTCCAAG TTGAATTGAAGAAGCAGAGTTCATGTTCTATGCAATTGACCAATAAAACAGACAAATATGTGGCATTCAAG GTTAAAAcaacaaaccccaaaaaatatAGCGTCCGACCCAATGCTGGTGTTGTTTTGCCTGGAGGCTCTTGCAATGTTATAG TAACAATGCAAGCTCAAAAAGAGACACCTGCTGATTTGCAGTGCAAGGACAAATTCCTTCTTCAAAGTGCTGCTGTGCCTGATGGTGTGACCACAAAAGACATAACCCCTGAAATG TTCAACAAAGAGAGTGGTAAGGTCGTGGAAGAGTTCAAGTTGAGGGTCAGTTACATTCCTGCGAATCCCCCATCACCTGTCCCTGAAGAACCTGAAGAAGTTTCTTCCCCAAGGGCATCATCAGTGCTTGAGAATGGGCATCAAAATCGTTCATTGTTTGATGCT GTGTCAAGATCTTTAGAGGAGCCTAATGAGAAGTCTTCAGAG GCATGGTCTTTGATTTCCAGGTTGACTGAGGAGAAAAGTTCTGCTttgcaacaaaatcaaaaactacGTCAGGAGCTG GatattatgagaaaagaaattaGCAAAAGTCGTGCTGGTGGCTTCTCGTTATTGATTGTGGTGCTGGTTGGTCTCATTGGCATCTTGGCTGGCTACTTCGTTAAGTAA